From Plasmodium falciparum 3D7 genome assembly, chromosome: 9, one genomic window encodes:
- a CDS encoding PIH1 domain-containing protein, putative: MEDIKISYEEKEKLHKAFRQHEFRILFDEYFDEISNEKYRKEKEDYLLSLYFKGELKKDQIIIQPKEAFCIKTKILYSNQTSQKIFLNICTHEGIQNICFENAGSGSVGIPYSLSQIRPDKYGNNMSCLSIDCCVNPFTIDVIRKYNEVFNFMLEDVCLNIEKNIMKDKERICRDFKMLSNMKCKGEKPFLLCINKNVLKKNILLEEEKKLEKLKKEYEEKNETSKDVDNVLKKSKIQTEIKTYNQEEINKSNIQILDDNNNNMKEDVMENYKKDGRKNKFFIYHQGSINMSSFFKTKEYKNTPISLNLPDKLKVVIYTDNYVNKNDINITIQRKRKILEIKFNNKEKDLTINLPYPCDEKDYSCVLHIEKKKIEIYLKLHDEYVKRYAQEIYDKYISEEKDAFGYIDEVVEQYEQEEKNKNKNKNKNNGDENSVMEGNKNKEEENIVMEENKNKEEENIVMEENKNKEEENIVMEGNKNKEEENIVMEENKNKEEENIVMEGNKNKEEENIVMEENKNKEEENIVMEENNEHNKEPLKHNNHCEKINNVSEQMYDNKKYEIDNSSVQISEGILEGGNRIEVDKRDNKLKLKDNKKCVFNFELQEKVDHENIFPSTSQNRSNNLLHYKEKDIRRDLNIELINDSPTVVEKSNDKEKIFSPVNYDKCYINKSFIGKENCKKEKIHISERDFLIDTYMYEGADTGMILSSMLWYTYI, translated from the exons ATggaagatataaaaataagttatgaagaaaaagagaAACTTCACAAAGCTTTCAGACAACATGAATTTCGAATATTATTTGATGAATATTTCGACGAAAtatcaaatgaaaaatatagaaaagaaaaagaagattatttattaagtttatattttaaaggaGAGTTGAAAAAAGaccaaataataattcaacCTAAAGAAGCCTTTtgtattaaaacaaaaattctTTATTCTAATCAAACAAGtcagaaaatatttttaaatatttgtacTCATGAAGgtattcaaaatatatgttttgaaAATGCTGGTAGTGGTTCCGTAGGTATTCCATATTCTCTTTCTCAGATTCGACCGGATAAATATG GAAATAATATGAGCTGTCTAAGCATCGATTGTTGCGTAAACCCATTCACTATAGATGTTATAAGAAAATACAATGaggtttttaattttatgttaGAAGATGTATGCTTAAACATAGAgaagaatataatgaaaGACAAAGAAAGGATATGCCGGGATTTTAAAATGTTGAGTAACATGAAATGCAAAGGTGAAAaaccttttttattatgtataaataagaatGTGCTTAAGAAGAATATTTTGctagaagaagaaaaaaaattagaaaagcttaaaaaagaatatgaagaaaaaaatgaaacaagTAAAGATGTGGATAATGTATTAAAGAAAAGTAAAATTCAAAcagaaataaaaacatataaccaggaggaaataaataaatcaaatatacaaatattagatgataataataataatatgaaagagGATGTTATGGAAAATTATAAGAAGGATGGAAGGaagaataaattttttatatatcatcaAGGATCCATAAATATGTCAtccttttttaaaacaaaagaatataaaaatacaccCATTTCACTTAACTTACCGGATAAATTAAAAGTTGTAATATATACAGATAATTATGTAaacaaaaatgatattaatataactattcaaagaaaaagaaaaatcctcgaaataaaatttaataacaaGGAAAAGGATTTAACTATTAATTTACCCTACCCATGTGATGAAAAAGATTATTCCTGTGTTTtacatatagaaaaaaaaaaaatcgaaatatatttgaaattgCATGATGAATATGTTAAAAGGTATGCTCAAGAaatttatgataaatatatttctgaGGAAAAAGATGCGTTTGGTTATATTGATGAGGTTGTTGAACAGTATGAgcaggaagaaaaaaataaaaataaaaataaaaataaaaataatggagATGAAAATAGTGTGATggaaggaaataaaaataaggaagAGGAAAACATTGTGatggaagaaaataaaaataaggaagAGGAAAACATTGTGatggaagaaaataaaaataaggaagAGGAAAATATTGTGATggaaggaaataaaaataaggaagAAGAAAACATTGTGatggaagaaaataaaaataaggaagAGGAAAATATTGTGATggaaggaaataaaaataaggaagAAGAAAACATTGTGatggaagaaaataaaaataaggaagAGGAAAACATTGTGATGGAAGAAAACAATGAACATAATAAAGAACCATTAAAGCATAATAACCACTGTGAGAAGATCAATAACGTTTCTGAACAAatgtatgataataaaaaatatgagatTGATAATTCTTCTGTACAAATTAGTGAGGGTATATTAGAAGGAGGGAACCGAATAGAGGTGGACAAAAGAGACAATAAATTAAAACTGAAGGATAATAAAAAGTGTGTGTTTAATTTTGAACTACAGGAAAag GTGGATCATGAGAATATATTCCCTAGCACAAGTCAAAATAGaagtaataatttattacattataaAGAGAAAGATATAAGGAGAGATTTGAATATAGAATTAATAAACGATTCACCTACAGTAGTTGAAAAATCGAAtgataaggaaaaaatattttccccAGTAAATTATGACAagtgttatataaataagtcGTTTATAGGGAAAGAAAAttgtaaaaaagaaaagatacATATAAGTGAACGAGATTTTTTGATTGATACTTATATGTACGAAGGTGCAGACACGGGGATGATTTTGTCTAGTATGTTAtggtatacatatatataa
- a CDS encoding proteasome subunit beta type-6, putative — translation MDVVNESQIKCHEEKSWDDEYDIKTPISDGTTIIGIIYDNGVMLACDSRTSSGTFISNKCSRKINRINENLYVCRSGASAHSQKIIEIIKHYCVSMKNENRKKGRFHEGETIYDETTYDEEIDIDSINYLDYNNNNDNNLVTKNKYFYEDKFNDYNPLVENVAHITKKIIYTNNNFLSCALIFGGYDKIKKQQLYAVNLNGSIIEKHDFAVSGSGSIYIQSYLQDKYKKFMTKKECFNLILNCVKYAMHNDNSSGGLIRIVNITKSFVEEFTVVNTQMNFQY, via the coding sequence ATGGATGTTGTTAATGAATCTCAAATAAAATGTCATGAAGAAAAATCTTGGGATGatgaatatgatataaaaacacCCATATCAGACGGTACGACAATTATTGGTATAATTTATGATAACGGAGTTATGTTAGCTTGTGATAGTAGAACATCATCAGGTACATTTATTAGTAATAAATGTtcaagaaaaataaatcgtataaatgaaaatttatatgtttgtCGAAGTGGAGCCTCAGCACATAGTCAGAAAATTATTGAAATCATAAAACATTATTGTGTATctatgaaaaatgaaaacagGAAAAAAGGTAGATTCCATGAAGGAGAAACAATTTATGATGAAACTACATATGATGAAGAAATAGATATTGATTCCATCAATTATttagattataataataataatgataataatttagttacaaaaaataaatatttctatGAAGATAAATTTAATGATTATAATCCACTTGTTGAAAATGTAGCACATATtactaaaaaaattatttatactaATAATAACTTCTTATCATGTGCACTCATATTTGGTGGCTATGATAAAATCAAAAAACAACAATTATATGCTGTTAATTTAAATGGTAGTATTATAGAAAAACATGATTTTGCCGTTAGCGGTAGCggaagtatatatatacaatcaTATCTacaagataaatataaaaaatttatgacCAAAAAAGAATGCTTCAATCTAATTTTGAACTGTGTTAAATATGCTATGCATAATGATAATAGTAGTGGAGGCTTAATTCGTATTGTTAACATAACCAAATCGTTTGTTGAAGAATTTACTGTTGTAAATACACAAATGAATTTTCAATATTAA
- a CDS encoding adenylate kinase-like protein 2 yields METLLHSEILKKYKEETNEYIKKKNVEKLFDIILKNVLINKPDNIYLYIYNNIYSFLLNKIFIMGPPVLKITSMLSSHISEFFNYYHISLPILIQQYKLNKGESSNNKIIVNDEIISFILKENIHNLDSKKKKGYIVEGYPNNNLQAYSCLKYLPSHVFVLYADEEYIYKKYEEENDIAIFSYTQKKDYDINEPHEINNIDVKPLKDQVLSYIRNISDMLTILGTNKKVLNLHDFNDQMLIDHVKNEVSKNKDEWDSTLNGDI; encoded by the exons ATGGAAACACTTCTACATAGCgaaatattaaagaaatataaagaagaaacaaatgaatatataaaaaaaaagaacgtTGAGAAATTATTTgacattattttaaaaaatgttttaataaataaacctgataatatttatttatatatatataacaacatTTATTCTTTCCTTctgaataaaatttttataatgggTCCTCCAGTTTTGAAAATTACATCTATGTTATCTTCTCATATTTCTGAATtctttaattattatcatatatccTTACCTATCTTAATACAACagtataaattaaataaaggaGAAAgctcaaataataaaatcataG tTAATGATGAAATCATTTCTTTTATCCTTAAAGAGAACATACATAACTTAGACtcaaagaaaaagaaaggtTATATTGTGGAAGGATATCCCAACAATAATCTTCAAGCATATAGCTGTCTCAAATATTTACCATCTcatgtttttgttttatacgccgatgaagaatatatatataaaaaatatgaagaagaaaatgatattgccattttttcatatacacaaaaaaaagacTATGATATTAATGAACCccatgaaataaataatatagatgtGAAACCTTTAAAGGACCAAGTTCTTTCCTATATAAG AAATATATCCGATATGTTAACTATCCTAGGAACTAATAAAAAGGTTTTGAACTTACACGATTTTAATGATCAGATGTTAATTGATCACGttaaa aaTGAAGTTTCcaaaaataaagatgaatGGGATTCGACTTTAAACGgtgatatataa
- a CDS encoding protein MAM3, putative has translation MQLWLLITCIVVCGILSSLFSGLSLGIMMLDTLQLNLLILVSEKNKKEINNAKNARKILPLRNNTNEILVTFITANVMVNSAFSLLLSEVTDGFTSFIISTLIITIFGEIIPQSICSKHGLAIGGFFAPLIYVLKFLLYLFAKPTSLLLDHFVGKNVLNTYDKKQLKALVDMHKSAANILHEDEAKILVSALELSQYKIVHIMTDIDYVFGIDYNSVINYDSIKRLLRSGFSRIPVINRNKAECIVGLIHIKDLINIWFGINKIIFDNRNKLIRNQNIKKNGKIQLFYKKSNTINKNQKDDSLNIDVQGGYYYMKKKSQKIRIANKIFTFNGQKLYSHKILNDKQNDISSSNKKQNHITLSQEYLNVKKKFISNYQGIYSNEIYNINNNNKENHNIIQTDSRSSNNITNVINSDSTSYDDGSNNEDVKINIGGTSFTNNSSSSNNSSSNNSCSSITTKKKHTKIINSTLVQDIKGNNKKKNIGNINNSLENHPYNKLISNQKNKEQINKQINTQNKIKNTMDASFIFKHNYYDIGPSDIINPSKLRNKKKQDMKKAPRIITKNKKVNFVDYLSDNMMDTNDENSTISSCNEYIYTNIKSKINFYDKNRNKIKTKQLAKLFNKKKKQITFRLWDGDKKKKIEKNNKESDHMSNNNNIENVDNIENVDNIENVDNIENVENVDNIENVDNIENVENIENVENVDNNNNDEQHKDVQSGEEIIGLIDDDNINLHLKHNNSYYNYNDKDKDMNNKHNYVLNNHKQPGKDIYSSDNIKSDKTINIKNIKTYDKKDPTIQKTKSKTKTNTNTNTKTNTKTNTKWQFSQSIMIKENLNKEKNMKEIYKDIKNFISINEHKSIEIPLKYILKHIGRYIYGVDYNDSILSLLNFFKSASNHMVVVRKVIYNDNEDPKYAHIGIITLEDVIEILLQEEISDEFDFKKIKTGSSIPSNFVWKNSDDSKKKMKSKIRRRNHKVVFDEDNVKMIEGLDVHASQNKISLTTTINNNNNNNNNNINNNNDDGGGGNSCDNNKIQRSTDVTKLGISPSHKDVLQRAQTILKYKKDIMNFLKESIYFKYIDPQLLNQYIQRKKIKTLYKGEILLKDNTFLNYAIILIKGKVKNLSSCQSQNIIQDKCFIGLEALGPSNIIELFNQTIEKRNSLIKNIEEEEEKKKKRRRFTFSRTRLTLKSFRKKETILKKKKTIATKKIPNQVTKSNTHVIKKNINILFRKWYTQHVYYNKNEYVAETTCEYMMIPKSDYMDMIIECYCNNQVEEIIEAS, from the exons ATGCAATTATGGTTGCTGATTACTTGTATTGTGGTATGCGGTATCCTGAGCTCTCTTTTTTCag gacTGTCGCTGGGGATCATGATGCTTGATACTCTTCAATTAAACCTACTTATATTAGTATCGGAgaagaataaaaaagaaataaataatgcaAAGAATGCTCGGAAAATATTACCATTAAGAAATAATACGAACGAAATATTGGTAACATTTATAACAGCTAATGTTATGGTAAATTCTGCATTCAGCTTGTTATTAAGTGAAGTCACTGATGGATTTAcatcttttataatatccacattaataattacaatattTGGAGAAATCATTCCTCAGTCTATATGTTCCAAACATGGGTTAGCCATAGGTGGTTTTTTTGCACCCCTAATTTATGTTCTTAAGTTTCTTCTATATCTTTTTGCTAAGCCTACTAGTTTGTTGCTCGACCACTTCGTCG GTAAAAACGTCCTGAACACCTACGACAAGAAACAATTAAAAGCTCTCGTGGACATGCACAAAAGTGCTGCGAATATTTTACATGAGGATGAAGCTAAGATTTTAGTAAGTGCTCTTGAACTTTCCCAATATAAAATTGTTCACATTATGACGGACATAGATTATGTTTTTGGAATTGATTATAATAGTGTGATAAATTATGATTCAATAAAAAGATTATTGAGGAGTGGTTTTTCAAGAATTCCTGTTATTAACAGAAATAAAGCAGAATGTATTGTAGgacttatacatataaaagatttaataaatatatggtttggtataaataaaattatatttgataacaggaataaattaataagaaatcaaaatataaagaaaaatggaaaaatacaattattttataaaaaatcaaatacTATAAACAAAAATCAAAAAGATGATTCTTTAAATATTGATGTACAAGGaggttattattatatgaaaaaaaaatcacaaaaaattagaatagcaaataaaatttttacatttaatggtcaaaaattatatagtcataaaattttaaacgataaacaaaatgatatatcctcatcaaataaaaaacaaaatcatATCACCTTATCACAAGAATActtaaatgtaaaaaaaaaatttataagtaATTATCAGGGGATATATagtaatgaaatatataatataaataataataataaagagaaccataatataatacaaacaGACTCAagaagtagtaataatattacaaatgtTATAAACAGTGATAGTACCAGCTATGATGATGGATCAAATAATGAAGATGTCAAAATTAATATAGGAGGAACTAGTTTTAcaaataatagtagtagtagtaataatagtagtagtaataatagttGTAGTAGTATAActacaaaaaagaaacatacaaaaattataaattcaaCTTTGGTACAAGATATAAaaggtaataataaaaaaaaaaatataggcAATATAAATAACTCATTAGAAAATCATCCATATAATAAACTTATCTctaatcaaaaaaataaagaacaaaTCAACAAACAAATCAACAcacaaaacaaaataaaaaacacaATGGATGcatcatttatattcaaacataattattatgatattgGACCATCTGATATTATTAATCCTTCTaaattaagaaataaaaaaaaacaagataTGAAAAAGGCACCAAgaattattacaaaaaataaaaaagttaaTTTTGTAGATTATCTATCAGATAATATGATGGATACGAATGATGAAAATAGTACCATATCTTCAtgtaatgaatatatttatacaaatattaaaagtaaaataaatttttatgataaaaatcgtaataaaataaaaacaaaacagCTAGCCAAGCTATTCAATAAGAAGAAGAAACAAATAACCTTCAGATTGTGGGATGGcgacaaaaaaaagaaaattgaaaagaataataaagaaagCGATCATATGagtaacaacaataatattgaaaatgttgataatattgaaaatgttgataatattgaaaatgttgataatattgaaaatgttgaaaatgttgataatattgaaaatgttgataatattgaaaatgttgaaaatattgaaaatgttgaaaatgttgataataataataatgatgaacaaCATAAGGATGTTCAGAGCGGGGAAGAAATTATCGGCCTCATAGacgatgataatattaatttacaccttaaacataataattcttactataattataatgataaagataaagatatgaataataaacataattaCGTTTTAAATAACCATAAACAACCGGGAAAGGATATATATAGCTCAGACAACATAAAAAGTGATAAAactataaacataaaaaatataaaaacttatgataaaaaagatCCAACAatacaaaaaacaaaatcaaaaacaaaaacaaacaCAAACACAAACACAAAAACAAACACAAAAACAAACACAAAATGGCAATTTTCACAAAGtataatgataaaagaaaatttgaataaagaaaaaaatatgaaagaaatatataaagatataaaaaattttataagtaTTAATGAACATAAAAGTATTGAAATaccattaaaatatatattaaaacatataggaagatatatatatggagtTGATTATAATGATAGTATATTATCTcttctaaatttttttaaaagcgCAAGTAACCATATGGTTGTTGTAAgaaaagttatatataatgataatgaagatCCCAAATATGCTCATATAGGTATTATAACATTAGAAGATGTAATcgaaatattattacaagaaGAAATTTCGGATGAATTTGATtttaagaaaattaaaaCGGGTTCTAGTATACCTTCTAATTTTGTTTGGAAAAATTCGGAtgattcaaaaaaaaaaatgaaaagtaaaataagaagaagaaatcATAAGGTTGTTTTTGATGAAGACAATGTTAAAATGATAGAAGGGTTAGATGTGCATGCATcccaaaataaaatatccctaacaacaacaataaataataataataataataataataataatattaataataataatgatgatggtgGTGGTGGTAATAgttgtgataataataaaattcaaCGGTCAACAGATGTTACAAAATTAGGAATATCGCCTTCACATAAAGATGTTTTACAAAGAGCTCAAACAATtctcaaatataaaaaagatattatgAACTTCTTAAAAGAAAGTATCTATTTTAAATACATAGATCCACAATTATTAAATCAATAtatacaaagaaaaaaaatcaaaacgTTATATAAAggtgaaatattattaaaagataatacATTCTTAAATTATGCTATCATCttaataaaaggaaaagtTAAAAACTTATCATCATGTCAAtcacaaaatattatacaagaTAAATGTTTTATAGGACTAGAAGCTTTAGGACCTTCAAATATTATCGAACTTTTTAATCAAACaattgaaaaaagaaattcacttataaaaaatattgaagaagaagaagaaaaaaaaaaaaaaagaagaagattcACATTCTCAAGAACACGATTAACATTAAAAAGctttagaaaaaaagaaaccatcttaaaaaaaaaaaaaacaatcgCAACCAAAAAAATACCGAATCAAGTTACTAAATCAAACACacatgttataaaaaaaaatataaacatctTATTCAGAAAGTGGTATACCCAGCATGTCTActataacaaaaatgaatatgtaGCAg aaaCCACATGTGAATACATGATGATTCCTAAGAGTGATTATATGGATATGATAATag aatgtTATTGTAACAACCAAGTTGAGGAAATCATTGAAGCGagttaa
- a CDS encoding profilin: MAEEYSWDSYLNDRLLATNQVSGAGLASEEDGVVYACVAQGEESDPNFDKWSLFYKEDYDIEVEDENGTKTTKTINEGQTILVVFNEGYAPDGVWLGGTKYQFINIERDLEFEGYNFDVATCAKLKGGLHLVKVPGGNILVVLYDEEKEQDRGNSKIAALTFAKELAESSQ; this comes from the exons atggcaGAAGAATATTCATGGGACAGTTATTTAAATGATCGCCTTTTAGCAACCAATCAAGTTTCAGGAGCTGGATTAGCTTcg GAAGAAGATGGAGTTGTCTATGCTTGTGTAGCTCAGGGTGAAGAGAGTGACCCAAATTTTGATAAATGGTCacttttttataaagaaGATTATGATATTGAAGTTGAAGatgaa aaTGGTACTAAAACTACCAAAACGATAAATGAAGGACAAACGATCCTGGTCGTTTTTAATGAAGGATATGCTCCTGATGGAGTTTGGTTAGGTGGTACTAAATatcaatttataaatattgaaaGAGATTTAGAATTTGAAGGTTATAATTTTGATGTAGCTACTTGTGCTAAATTAAAAGGTGGTCTTCACTTGGTGAAAGTTCCAGGAGGAAATATATTAGTTGTATtatatgatgaagaaaaagagCAAGACAGAG gAAATTCCAAAATCGCTGCCTTGACTTTTGCAAAAGAGCTAGCTGAAAGCAGTCAATAG
- a CDS encoding M18 aspartyl aminopeptidase has product MDKKAREYAQDALKFIQRSGSNFLACKNLKERLENNGFINLSEGETWNLNKNEGYVLCKENRNICGFFVGKNFNIDTGSILISIGHIDSCALKISPNNNVIKKKIHQINVECYGSGLWHTWFDRSLGLSGQVLYKKGNKLVEKLIQINKSVLFLPSLAIHLQNRTRYDFSVKINYENHIKPIISTTLFNQLNKCKRNNVHHDTILTTDTKFSHKENSQNKRDDQMCHSFNDKDVSNHNLDKNTIEHLTNQQNEEKNKHTKDNPNSKDIVEHINTDNSYPLLYLLSKELNCKEEDILDFELCLMDTQEPCFTGVYEEFIEGARFDNLLGSFCVFEGFIELVNSIKNHTSNENTNHTNNITNDINDNIHNNLYISIGYDHEEIGSLSEVGARSYCTKNFIDRIISSVFKKEIHEKNLSVQEIYGNLVNRSFILNVDMAHCSHPNYPETVQDNHQLFFHEGIAIKYNTNKNYVTSPLHASLIKRTFELYYNKYKQQIKYQNFMVKNDTPCGSTVGSMVAANLSMPGIDIGIPQLAMHSIREIAAVHDVFFLIKGVFAFYTYYNQVLSTCVHDK; this is encoded by the coding sequence ATGGATAAGAAAGCTAGGGAATACGCCCAGGATGCTCTTAAATTCATTCAGAGAAGTGGTAGTAATTTTTTAGCTTGTAAGAATTTGAAAGAAAGACTTGAAAACAATggttttattaatttaagtGAAGGGGAGACATGGAACTTAAATAAGAATGAAGGTTATGTTTTATGTAAAGAAAATCGTAACATTTGTGGTTTTTTTGTAGGTAAGAATTTTAATATAGATACAGGTTCTATATTAATATCTATTGGACATATAGATTCGTGTGCTTTGAAAATATCaccaaataataatgtaataaaaaagaaaatacatCAAATTAATGTTGAATGCTATGGCTCAGGTTTATGGCATACATGGTTCGATAGAAGTTTAGGTTTATCAGGAcaagtattatataaaaaaggaaataaactagttgaaaaattaattcaaattaataaatcTGTTCTTTTCTTACCTAGTTTAGCTATACATTTACAAAATAGGACTCGATATGATTTTTCtgtaaaaattaattatgaaaatCATATAAAACCTATTATTAGTACAACTCTTTTTAATCAGTTGAATAAATGCAAAAGAAATAACGTACATCATGATACTATTCTTACTACAGATACCAAATTTAGTCACAAAGAGAATTCACAAAATAAAAGAGATGATCAGATGTGCCATTCGTTTAATGATAAAGATGTTAGTAATCATAATTTAGATAAAAATACAATTGAACATTTGACTAATcaacaaaatgaagaaaaaaataaacatacaaAAGATAATCCAAATTCTAAAGATATTGtagaacatataaatacaGATAATTCATATcctttattatatcttttatcaaaagaattaaattGTAAAGAAGAAGATATCTTAGATTTCGAACTATGTTTAATGGATACACAAGAACCTTGTTTTACTGGAGTGTATGAAGAATTTATTGAAGGGGCACGTTTTGATAATTTACTAGGATCATTTTGTGTCTTTGAAGGATTTATAGAACTTGTAAATAGTATAAAAAATCATACATCAAACGAAAATACAAAccatacaaataatataactaATGACATCaatgataatattcataataatctTTATATAAGTATTGGTTATGATCATGAAGAAATAGGATCTCTTAGCGAAGTTGGTGCACGATCTTATTGTACGAAAAATTTTATTGACAGAATCATTTCATCTGTttttaaaaaggaaatacATGAAAAGAATTTAAGTGTTCAAGAAATTTATGGAAATCTTGTTAATCGTTCTTTTATCTTAAATGTTGATATGGCTCATTGTAGTCATCCAAATTATCCAGAAACCGTTCAAGATAATCAtcaattattttttcatgaAGGTATTGCTATCAAATACAATACTAACAAAAATTATGTTACTTCTCCATTACATGCAAGCTTAATTAAAAGAACCTTCGAATTAtattacaataaatataaacaacaaATCAAATATCAAAACTTTATGGTCAAAAATGATACACCTTGTGGTAGTACAGTAGGATCTATGGTAGCAGCTAATCTATCGATGCCCGGTATAGACATTGGTATTCCTCAGCTAGCCATGCATTCTATTAGAGAAATTGCAGCTGTGCATGATGTCTTCTTTCTAATCAAAGGTGTTTTTGCATTCTATACCTACTACAACCAAGTCTTATCCACATGTGTCCACGACAAatag